cgtgaaatcattgcggcgctgggcttctcgggtacgacatagttctttcccggcgtccctcaatgagagattcctcaggcatttcccgccaacagatgctagtactccagctcaaacctctgattcacttgctcaaaaccgtaACCCCAacgtcagcaacgaactcagggacaaccagagacgtcaagtcgaggacggactgaagttcgcagaggagctgtggtcatgagtgagcaagatcggcaaatgctttcgtgaagagactctttcgccgccgaggtgctagggcttctcggctcagggaagaggtggtaggtcgattagagcatctcgtcgacctgcttattcttcagctgccgagaacgcccgaactcggcttcacgaggattttgtgaatagatggctcaaccttagcaaccctggacagtaggatagtcctttgtaatagcgtaacgccatctcgtagggtagcggagttgtgtgccgaacaagatttgaaaaatgaaattttgttttcgcttctaacactgtgtatttacagctttaGCGAAAAAATTCATCGTAACTTTGTCCTCGCTtgatgaagtaaacttctttgaccggactcgtctttggtctgatgaaataaacatctttgaccggactcgtctttggtctgatgaaataaacatctttgaccggactcgtctttggtctgatgaaaataaacatctttgaccgggactcgtctttggtctgatgaaaaaacatctttgaccggacttggtttgtgttctaatttggcgatttttgtcgccgggatcgaactttcccttgtcctaattcggcgagttttattcgcgtggatcggactttcccagttaaccgaagtgggtccttatgcagtaaacctctttgactagacatggtcgtcctcggtcttatgaggtaaacttctttgaccgaacttggtcgtcctaattcggcgaggtttatcgcgtggatcggactttcccttattgcagttcgtttcagacgaagtgcttatttcttaagccgaattgtggtcttgtatcttcctgagaagcttggactcacagtcgttggcttattgcagctcgtttcagacgaactgcttgtttaagctgaattgtggccttgtatcttctttagaagctttgacttcacaatcgttggcttattgcagctcgtttcagacgaactgcttgtttaagctgaattgtggtcttgtatcctctttagaaggtttgactcacaatcgttggcttgtatatgttctaagaaggggatcagccttcgaagaacaagatacctcagtaacatttgtaagagacgacacgcacagagacagacaaaacacacagacaaaacgcacagagacaaacaaagaccaagcaaaccaaagaaagcacattgaccgaacaggactcaagactgactgggactgtctcttacaaatggaacttttgaggttggaaaacgtaccatgttcggggtacttgtgctcctgacacgtgagtcaatttgtaagaccctttgccgaggacttctgacacccgatatggaccttcccatgtgggttcgagttcgcccagcttttctgctcggcttactttcGTTGTTTCTctagacgagatctcccacttgaaattgcaagctttttcaccctttggttataataccgggctacttgctccttgtacttggctgctttttatgcaggccaattctcttcttttcttcggcaagatctagtcggctctcagtccgtcaccattcattctgaggagaaattgaggtttcgggactgggtatgccgatctaaaaccggaatcacggcttcagtgccgtacaccaccGAATTCGGcttccggtgtgacttcggtcatttcgcctgcctctgactccggctgctgtgattgctatgcttgatggtgccgagctgattgctcggcacttttaagcgcaatctgcaaactcttgctcttttttgatcacctcggatgaccgctatccctcctttggtggggaaggtgttcggcgaggaagcctctgatcgctatgatcgggcttcttttcgtctcctctagatgagctgtctaaagaccgttttcgacggtctgcctcatcggctcgggagaactggtccgcaatgtcccacatctcttgagctgtttgcggactgcattccacgagcttttctgtagagagctccgggcaggattcccttttggaatgccgaaatgacaagtagatcattgagattatctacttgtaggcattccttacggaatctcgtcaggaagtcgctgatcttttcgtcgcgaccttgacgtatagaaagcagctgagccgaagtaatccgggcttctgctttctgaaagaacctcctgtggaaagcatccattagatctcggtaggatctaatgctgccttgaggaaggctgtcgaaccaccttctggcgttcccgatgagcagttcggggaacagcttgcacatatggacctcattgagaccctggttcgccatattatattgatagcatcccaagaagtcatgaggatccactagcccgtcataagtcattgacggtgtccggtagttccgcggcaaaggagttcgggtgatatcgtccgagaacggagtcttcaatgctccgtacatggcgaacccgacatctcttcggtatggaggagaaggagttctcctgtgattccggtgccgaggaggaacaggaacatgtcggggttgaggattcttcttcctggaagacacggcactactgcggtagtgactttcatgtctggatgaggaaggagaatccaccgctTTCGTCTCCGGTTTTTGGCCTGTTTGCAGGAATGCTAAGAAttcatcctgcttctcggccaaaaacaacttgacagcttcgttcaaatcgggctgctgggaagactcggtgcgacgacttctggagtggcttgttccttcaccgtgagaactggagacagatttctcacgaggctgctttccaggcctatgggctgctggattagcttcctcatggttatcacggacggaggcacgggtgttatgtgatctggtatgcattttttttttgtggtggaaaaagggtcaaaaattcgctttatcacagatttggttctctgtttcccacagacggcgccaatgatgaatccgcgaatttctgatggtgAAGAttgctggaaaatacagatcacgacacagagatttacgtggttcgatttactgaggtaaatctacgtccacgggaagaaaagagggcagagttgtattgcttgatctgttttctacagcttacaatacagacttgctatttgatcttttatctctagagagcttaacctttttttatctgatctaagttctatttatacattgaactaagatcgtggcttgcatcaccactaatgatggttgtggatgtcgtggaggtcatggaggtcctgcatgtagcgtaggtcatggcctacgatcgtggcctgagctgacaccacgtggtagtgggtgtgttgggagttgtggaaatcctgtatgggtccactaactccttgttcggtcgaatactgagaccgaactgctttggttgccgatctgagagtagagcttgatgccgacctgagagcagagcttgatgttcggtcgaatactgagaccgaactgctttggttgccgatctgagagtagagcttgatgccgacctgagagcagagcttgatgttcggtcgaatactgagaccgaactgctttggttgccggtctgagagtagagcttgatgccgacctgagagttggcttttaccgagctgtaggctgaggccgaactctttggtaatgccgaactcatactcttccttgggctttgggctgatgggccgtcattgctgttgggcttgtttagtacgcaccccatcagcGTACAACACCAATATGTCAGCCCACAGCAATGCTGCAAACAATATGGAGTATTCAATGTAAAAAAGCTTTACTAATAATTTACCACATATTCTCACAGCGCTCTTCATACTCAAAAGCCTCTGCACGAATGATTACTGATTAGGATTAGATATTCCATATTTGTGGTggtttattataaaataaataataaaaaataaacgcTATTCGCTTCTCTTTCTGATTTCTAATATTGGAGCCTGGAGGCATCACTTTTTATATATATTGGACATATGCATACCTACCATGAAATTACAGAGTGCAGATTGACTTGAGGTCAAACCCACAATATTTGGAATGCTTTATATTGGTGTGGCCCCCGCCCCCATGTCTATTCTTTTGCAATTAACCATTTACTATCTCAATAACTTTTTAAAACAACTCCAAAAATACAACTCCAAGATGCTTTTAAAACACAGAGGAGTTAATGGGAATTCTATCAAAGTATAACTTACTCCTACACTATATGAAGATGTAAGGGATATTTTGAattcatatttataaattagGGCATCAGCAATTGGACGCCCTAAAGCTCGCTCTATGCACCActacgtcagcattttatcttCCTACCCTTTCATagattttactattgttttgttaattagtttaaatgtttcaaatatataaatgcaaactaattaaaaaacacaacgattaactataAAACGACAaatactacattgattaaaaaaaagttacacgagttagaaaaaaaaagttgactactctacaaaagtcccaacttccggcgcagctcatcgatcaacccctggaggtattcggctctggccgggtccgtacacttcatgAGGGCGTtatgcgtgtccaacaacgtccgcgccatcgaggccgttgccaactccgcgtaggcaagtgccgtcggggtcgggatcggcgatggggcggcggcttgcgaggaggatgtcgccttcgcctttcgccttccccttgttcttcgcagccttgacgcctacgggacgccgggaggacatcggtgtgtcGGAACTCTCATCCCCtgtgtacgtccggttgaggtccaccggatatgcgccgctttcgctgctcgtgtaaccaccagtgtcggtggtcttcgtcctctttgtcacaccggtgtgcagaatcccgtcTTGGAACTTCTacttgtccttcaagagcgcccagacattgaaatgcttgaagtcgccgtacatgaactggtacgacaacagcgctctatTGAGCTAGTTTGCTCATCATCCATCTTCTTCATGCCAGAGCTGGCAAAAGACTGGTGTACTTTTTTATGTTCCACTTAAGTGTTGTTGCCATCCCAACGTAGAATTGGGGTTCGAGTTCTTGGTCTAGCATCATCCGAAGCTAGATCTGCGAAGAACAACTTTTGTTCTCTTCGTGTAGTCACGTGGAGAACTCTCGTTGTTCTTGGAGAAGCAATCATCAATAATAAATTCTTAGACATTCAGCTAATCATTTGAAGATGTACATTAAATTTACTAGGATACTTCATACACCTAATCAATGAGCATCTAAGGCACAATCAATAACAACATTTTGAACATAACTCAATGATGAGGAGGATGTCAAACAAGAGAAACAAATCTGGTGACCTTAACTAGCAAGTTCATTATAGCTAGCAACAAACACAAAATAGTGGATAACAGTTTGAAAATTACATAGTGatttaaaatcctaattttactaaattaaaaaacgaacaatacataatttaaaatcctaaattaCATCCCAATCACTTTGCTTCTAACCAAAAAAAGCAGCTCTTGATGCAATTttgttagaaaatataatgcggaaaataaaagattactgcggaaagtaaaagacggggagaactttaaagactacattgtgaatgacttgaattctattctctccatggttacacaactatatatagactgtaattctagctaaacatggaaaatatattctaattacactaatatcctttttatttgattttccataatcttcattgatttccttctttattcttgccatatCTTCATcacttgccttcttgttctccaattaattaatttccttattccaacactccccctcaagttaagtatcgagttTTTCGACACTTAACGTGCAcgatctttaatttgataaataatttatactcgtatttaagagttcttcaattttcattgacagtttatgctcgtatcatagagcttcttcaattcatcattgataatttatactcgtatcaaagagttattgaaagtttagactcgtttcaaggagctcttcattcATCTTTGAAAGTTTTAACTCATTTCatggagttcttcaatttttgttgacggttttaactcgtgtcaaggagtcaatctagacagttttaactcTTATCCGAGAGCTTGTCTAAAtagtttttactcatatttaggagctatcttagatagttttagctcgtatccaggagccatctttgatagttttaactcatatctaggagccatcttagatagttttagctcgtatctaggagccattttagacagttttgactcttgtcgaggagctaattctgacagttttgactcttgtcgaggagctaatctgacagttttgactcttgtcgaggagttCATTCACttttctgactgacagtttttactcgtgtcgaggagctaTCTTAAGACCATTCTCGGTCCATTCTCGCCCTCTTGGCGACTCCATCTCTTCCGGCAGGGTATTGTCTCTCCCCATCTGGCGGATAATTCTTCGACTGCTTTACCTTTCCGGGTTGTCTTGTTACCAATCTTTCCTGGCTCCACCGACATGTGGGCTGCGCCTTTGCAGCTTACTCGCCCTCTCATCATCGGTCATCTTTGGCCTTCACGACCATCATAGATTTGGAGAGAAGTTGTTCGGTCGcattcttcctctccccctcggcTGAACAAACAGTGAACTTCTTATCTTGACAGCTGCACCATTACATGTTGCCAGAAACTTGTGGAGCTCTTTTGGAGGGATATAATCACCCATGTGATGACCCTTTTTTGAAGCTTGTAAGGATGAAGGTGGGGGCATCTCATCCTTTGAGTGTTTAGGAGGCCTCAGCTTCTCTTATTGGCTTTGGCTTTTCCCGTGGTTGTTCCTTTTAACATCATCTTTGGCTTATGGCAATGGGTTCTCAACGTCCTCTCGACGACATCCCATTCCCACCAACTCTTCACAGCGGCTGTGTGGCGACATTAGTTCTCTCCCCCTCGCTGCGCAGACGTTGGCTGCTCCGCCTTCGTCCTCTGATACCAGAGGACGGCGGCTGGGCTATGGCGCTCTATCGGTGACCACCGACAAACTCTTTCCCTTTTGGCATCTCCATCTCGGAGACTCTTGATCTCTTGGTTGGGCTGCTACCTTCTCGACAGCCTCAGCTCTTCTTTCGGTGGTACATACTGTCCTGCTCTCTTCTCGGCATTCTTCTAGGCGATATGAATCGTTTGGCAGTGGTTGTTGTCTCCCCCTCGCCGGACGATTCATCGAATTCTCTTCTTCCATTTTTTACCACCTTCTTCTCCCTGTCCATGGCTGCTCCTCGACTAACTCATAGGTATAAACTTCGGCCAGCCATTCTCCAAACAACTCGAAGAATCTTCCGTGGGGCTGTCCCCTTCCCCTTGGTTAGATAATTCATCAAAACAGAAGACCAGGTCCACTAGGTTAATTGATAATGACCACCTCAGCTACCTTCTAGGTAAATCATCACCATCTCTTTGAATTCATGTATTTGAAGGGAACCCCTACAATTGAGGCAGTAATAGGACGTCTCTTCATCTCCATCAAATTCTTCTTTATCAAGAATTTCTGGATTTCCTGCATAAGGTCTTCTAATGGGAAGTGTAACTGGATAATTCGAGTAGTAATTCCACGGTTCTTTATATTCTTTCCCAACTTTGGGAATCCCATCAGAGAATGTGCCATTGGAAGGATGATATGACTTTAAGGTAGATGTTTCTCCAACACCGAATGCAACTTGGGCAAGTTGAGCTTTCTTTTCAGGCTTCGGCCTACCTGAAGATGTTTCATGAAGGCGGCGCAGAAGATACTCTGCCTTAGCCTCATCAATGCCATCTTCTTCATTCTCAACTTTAGGAAGGACTTCTTTCTTTACTTTCTTGACAGGAGCTTTTGGCTTATATTTCACCTTCCTTGGCACCTTGGCAGGGCAAGCCAACGGATCAAGATCCATGATGCTTACACTTTTGATTTCTACGCTTTGTCACTAAAATTCACGAAGATGATGTTGGAGGAAGAATCAATTTCTGGAGAAGAAACAACAGAGACGAATTTTTGGAGGCGGCGAAATTCTGGAAGAATCAATGGTTATTAGGCTATAACTGTATAATTGGTCAGCTTTTTGGGGCTAATTCATGGCTGTTTTTTAAAGGGTTTCGGCTAGTTTTGGGAAAGGGACGATGATGAGGGcttgtttagggtttttttggattttttttttgctatagaGGCAGCAATCGATCCTAGTGatcgaacctgctctgataccatgttagaaaatataatgcggaaaataaaagattactgcggaaagtaaaagacggggagaactttaaagactacattgtgaatgacttgaattctattctctccatggttacacaactatatatagactataattctagctaaacatggaaaatatattctaattacactaatatcctttttatttgattttccataatcttcattgatttccttctttattcttgtcATATCTTCATCACTTaccttcttgttctccaattaattaatttccttattccaacaaATTTCCTATTCTCCCTGCTCAGCGAGTAGAGTGTCTGAGATGGTCGCTGCATTGCTCAGAGTCACTGCTCGTAGAGTCCTCGGagactttggttctcttcgagCCACTATAAGCCACCTCGGAGTCACAACAAAGCTTGTTGTAGCATCTCCCAGACATTCTAACATCCTTCCTTCTTCATTGCTCTCGAAAGCCTCCTTCGCCTGTTGGCGGTGACCGTAGCGCCTGGCCCACTTCTTTCGACAGCTGGCATAGATGGCGTTATATTTGGAGACATCTTTATGAACCCGGCCCCACTGGTTTTGCAACTGATCGGAATCACGACCCGTCCGGCTTCATCTCTCTGAACTCTGTGTACACTAAAAACCAGAAAACCCCGTGGCTGTCGTCGATGATCGTATTTTCCGAGACGTCCATGTAGGCGATCGTCAAAATATTCGTCTCCTGAGTTGTGAACttttcatcatcttcttcttcttcttcttcttcttcagtcGCCATATTTCTGCGCCTTTTGCTTCTCGATTCTTCTGCACAAAATCAGCAGTCACAAAACATCAAAATGAATGACCGATTAAGCTTTAAAAACACGAGAAGGAGATGAACTGTTGAGATTTACCCATTGCTGCTGCAGACAATTGATTTCCCTCTCAAAGCAAATGAAGATTTCCCTCTCAAATCGAATGAATCCTAATCGAGTCTTCTGAAAGTCGAATTAAATTCTGTTTCGAATGGGTTTGGGCCATGATATGTATCGGGCCCACTTTCTGAAGGATAAAATATCTCAATTTGGCTTTTACCATTATCAAATACTActgagaaaatgaaaataatgaatcATTACCAAGATAAAGAATGGAAAGTAGTTACTATTAGATAGTATAATTGTTAAACGGAACGAAATAAATGCATGAATAAAGAGCATTTCAAAAATAACACATTTTGAGTTCACAACATCCTTCCAATCACATGCAACCACGTGGTATATATAAGCAACAAAACAACGTTATTAAGCAACAAACTTAGTGGATGACTTAGATGAACGGATTGCATAAAAGACTATTTATGTTGCAttaaatgcaatttatttttcattatagACTAAAGTGCAGAATAAATTACATTTAATGCAACATAAACCGTCCTTTATGCAATATGAGATAATTCTTCTGTGTCATCCTTTGTTGCTTAATTATGTTGTTATGTTGCATCTACATGCCATGTGGTTGGAAGAATATTGTGActcttatattttaaattaaattggattaaattaatttattattaagtGGTAGgagtatatcattttataatagtaataaaaaaacaGATGAATGCATTTTTACTGATAAATTCATATGTGATTTGAGATTGATTTGGAAATAATTACAATATAAATGTTAATCTTTTCTTACATTCATATAATAAAAAGTTAATTGCAGAAGGGTTGTTGACATATTATGAAACGATTTTTAAAGTCAAATACTAAAATGTGCAATTATGTACATGACAATTTATCTTATATTTATCACTATACTAAAAAGGAGTGTGTTAtgatgctaacttttcttaaatttctaAATTGCTTATTCATCAACgcaatatattaaaaatgtcaatacaatcaCATTAAATTGTCAaaacaaatttgtgttgacattttaaatatcaatgtcaacacaatgtattaaaatatcaattaagtttatgttgacatttcaatatcatcgtattgatatttttaatacacttgatatttttcatacattgcattgatgagttaacagagttagcaacttaagaaagttagcaaaAGACTACACCTACTAAATATATAAAGGCTATGAAAACTTTCGGTATAATCCATGGGCTATGTTCATTATAACAGCTAACTTCGAAGCCCAAATTAAACCAAACAAACATTGGAGAATACAACTATAAAGGCCATAAATTTTAACCATGTAACAATGCAATAAATACAGTTCCAAGAAAAGAACAAAACAAT
The Salvia splendens isolate huo1 unplaced genomic scaffold, SspV2 ctg134, whole genome shotgun sequence genome window above contains:
- the LOC121789090 gene encoding uncharacterized protein LOC121789090, translating into MDLDPLACPAKVPRKVKYKPKAPVKKVKKEVLPKVENEEDGIDEAKAEYLLRRLHETSSGRPKPEKKAQLAQVAFGVGETSTLKSYHPSNGTFSDGIPKVGKEYKEPWNYYSNYPVTLPIRRPYAGNPEILDKEEFDGDEETSYYCLNCRGSLQIHEFKEMVMIYLEGS